Proteins encoded by one window of Rutidosis leptorrhynchoides isolate AG116_Rl617_1_P2 chromosome 7, CSIRO_AGI_Rlap_v1, whole genome shotgun sequence:
- the LOC139858868 gene encoding uncharacterized protein — translation MKERGKSLESDQEYNNFSQDFNFYYSSSSCVPCKKHPSSTQVGVCAYCLKERLMKLACSDCGEQRLSSCSCSDVSSYRNSSCTVDVGSVGRISFLIENEKVGSGDEQKTLFSHIKQVKKRKTDDVILLNRRNSCIVEVKKSNGFWKIGKLFKKKRGKEGCRGEYRDGFDDKSEIWVSDCPMDVSRSRSLCSFRGSSTYDHDDFSDMAYGSSAKISDFNESEPRKSGFRGDFMDFESRFTAKEGEFSRVYDDSGFIDLKLDLSDQLKTEQSVFKKPLDGKCGGSSFCRIVVNERGIKKGSKGHGKVWKWFFKQHSRKKYLNHILES, via the coding sequence ATGAAGGAAAGAGGGAAATCTCTTGAATCAGATCAAGAGTACAACAATTTCTCCCAAGATTTCAACTTTTATTACTCATCATCATCTTGTGTTCCATGTAAGAAACACCCATCTTCAACCCAAGTTGGAGTCTGTGCATATTGTCTTAAAGAAAGACTTATGAAGCTTGCATGTTCAGATTGTGGTGAACAGAGGTTATCTTCTTGTTCCTGTTCTGATGTTTCATCTTATAGGAATTCATCTTGTACTGTTGATGTGGGAAGTGTTGGTAGAATTTCATTTTTGATTGAAAATGAGAAAGTAGGTAGCGGTGATGAACAGAAGACACTGTTTTCACATATTAAGCAAGTCAAGAAAAGAAAAACAGATGATGTGATTTTGCTTAATAGGCGTAATAGTTGTATTGTTGAGGTTAAAAAAAGTAATGGGTTTTGGAAAATTGGGAAACTTTTTAAGAAAAAGAGAGGAAAGGAAGGATGTAGAGGTGAATATAGAGATGGGTTTGATGATAAAAGTGAGATTTGGGTGTCTGATTGTCCAATGGATGTTTCAAGATCAAGATCACTTTGTAGTTTTAGGGGTAGTAGTACTTATGATCATGATGATTTTAGTGACATGGCTTATGGTTCAAGTGCAAAAATTTCAGATTTTAATGAATCTGAACCAAGAAAAAGTGGATTTCGAGGTGATTTCATGGATTTTGAAAGTAGGTTTACTGCAAAAGAGGGTGAATTTAGTAGAGTTTATGATGATTCAGGGTTTATTGATTTAAAACTTGATTTATCAGATCAGTTGAAAACAGAGCAATCTGTTTTTAAGAAACCATTAGATGGCAAGTGTGGTGGATCATCATTTTGTAGGATTGTAGTGAATGAAAGAGGAATAAAGAAAGGTAGTAAAGGGCATGGTAAGGTATGGAAGTGGTTTTTTAAGCAACACTCTAGGAAGAAATATTTGAACCATATCTTAGaatcttga